The nucleotide window GCAAATATTACTAAATCAAGCAGCTTAGTAAGTACAGCAGTGCATTACCAGGTATCTCTAGAATTCAAGTAAACAGTAAATAAGTAGAATACATTTATTCAAAGTTTCAAGTCTTATTTTGAACCAGATCAAAGTCACCAACTTTCATATTAAGTGATCTTTGAAGAAGTGGAAAGGGCTACACTTCTCTAGTTATCCTCTTTTAATACAGAAACAAGATAATATTGGGAATATCCTATGATTCACAACTCCCAAATGATCTAAAAAGGTAGCCCACTGGTTTAGTAAACCTGCTCTTGTAGTACCGTgttttgaacccatgaacccaatTTCTTCCACACATAAAATCAATACTATCAGGGGTAGAGGGGAGTAGACATCTCTGTGTGAACCAGTAAGTAAGATAGGCTTCAACCACAACAAGTTACCCAAAGCCAAGTCTTCCCATCCTACAAGATAAAAAATGCCAAATGTCTACTTGCTTTTAGAGCCAGACTAggaaatatatctgttaagtaaaGCTTTCAAGAGAAAGGGTAAACAAACTGAGGTCATCTATACCATGGTACAGCACTCAGCATTAACTACTGATATGTGCAAAAATACGAATGGATCCTAAAAACAGCATTATTGAACAAAAAAggcaaatgcaaaatataaactGTATGACTGCATTTATAGAAAGGAcaagaacagacaaaactaatctaCAGTGGTAAACATGGttgaaagggaggaagagagtgaatGGAGAGGAAATAAGCATTTCAGGGAGTGATGGAAGTGTTCTCCATCGTGTTTTAGGTGGTGGTCACGAGGGAGTGTACTCCTAGAACTCCTAGAACTGAACACTTAAGGTCTTcccattttatgtaaattataccttgatttataaaataataataaaagttgtgAGAGTACTCAATTACCTTGTGGTAAACTTCTTGCAAGGAGCTCTGGGCACCCTCTGAAGCAGAGCCAATTGCTCGAGCATCACACTGTACAAAGGTCCCAGATGGGTCCATATGAAACCTGCAAAACCCCCCAAAAGAAGGGGGTTACAAATGCTTAAGAGTGGTGGCATTTTATGTAACAAGTATCTCACTAAAGCATATAAATGCTTGGCCCTGCAGTGGAAACTCCGCTGAAATACTGAGGTACAGGTCCAAAAGATGTTGTATGCCTAGagaaaccagatttttttttttttaagtttatttaagtaatgtctatacccaatgtggggctcaactcacaaccccgagatcaaaatTCACATGCAAAGTCACATGCAGCTATAGAAAccagatcttttattttatttttaaagtttatttattttaagatagcaAGTatgcacgagccagggaggggcagagagagaggtgagaatatcccaagcaggctccatgctaagcatggagcccaatgcaggacttaaTCTCAGGACACTggaccatgacctgggctaaaatcaagagttggatgctcaaccaactgagctacccaggcacctgaaaccagatcttttaaaaagtgtttaagaaaattaattcatTCCTCAGAGATTTAGAAGTATAGAAGATATAAATATGGCACTTGTGTACGCCTATCTAAATAATATTTgaggaaaaggaacaaatcagCATTCTAAAGCAAAGCTCTAAAACACACCCTGACTATAGTAACAAAgttgcttttaattctttccaGAATCAGCAGTGGTTCCAACAGGCAAGTTCTTCACAGAATGCTTGTCTTTGTATAAACAGCACAGAATCACTGAACTTTAGAGTTAGAAGCCcttcattttttataattctaCAATAATCCTCTTAGTTTAGACAACCAGTCCCCAtcccaaattaaaataattctacaaaaaaagaaacaggaaaaaatggcaAATTCTTACAGCTGGGGTCCTTTCTCATCAACTCCTCCAAATAACAGTGCTACTCCAAAGGGACGAGACTAGAACCAAAAAACAAGAGGTATTAAGATAAACAAATGGCTACTGAAGCAGGAGGTAAGAGGGGCTGGGAAAGGTATGTTCAGAGGACAAATGTCCTAAGTCCCTTAGAAGGAAACTTGCCACAAACACCACACTCACCATGGCACCTGGATCTGCATCTTCTTCTCCAAACTGCAGAGCTAGATTGGACACAGCCTGAGTCACACTCTCCACAGTCATTGTCTCATTGTAGGTGAACCAATGGttctagaaaaagagcaaaatgtggtctaacttttaaataagaaaagcattAAAGCAGTCCACCATCTCACTACATACATCCCTGTGGACTATGGTTGCAAACCGAAGGCTCAGCTCCAGTGTGTTTTTCTTAACACTGAACTTGAATGCTTGGGCCTacatgagaggaagagaaatagctCTAGAAAGAAACTGTGATCAAAGTACCCTAAGCATTAATGACGGACTAGAGGATTATTCCCTTGAAAAACAGAGTTAGCCCTTCACAGCACTAAGCTTAGTCTTTTCACAAAGTGAATGCTAACAGCTAAGTGCCACTTTCCCTCAAAGAGCCTACCTTATCATTGTGTTGGTGTTTAAATTAAATGACTTACTCTTACATAAGTACTGACAGCAAAGTTGAAAATAAGTGCAAAAAGTTTTATCAatcaggaatttttttcttactggtcTTTTCTCGAAGCAGCAGGTACtcaattgaagaaaaaaacaaaatcagcattCTTGACCTGGTACATAACATTACTCACCATAGGAGAGCTGTTACTTGCAAGCCCAGCACCAAAGGCAGTTGGGGTAGAATGTCCTTTAGCTATGTCCACTTCCTGCTATGGTGCTCCCACAGTTAATTAGGGAACAGAATGTAGTGCAATGCTTGCTTTATTTAAGGCAAATCAAAAAGAAGCAAGAGACTGTCAGCACTATTTACCAGGGCTTCCTTAAAGCTGCAATGGTTGGATGGCTAGACTCCAAGCCTCAACAAGTTATTAACTAGGTGGTCTATCCAAAATCACTCCTAAGAGCTACATCTGATATTAACACAGATAACCTGCAATACAGCCCAGGCAGCTACATCATTAAACAAGGAACTCAAGCATCAAGGTAAAAAGGAGAGATGATGCTAATTTTACCTGTGTCTCCACTCTGGCTTTATCAATTAAAGTCTTAGCATCAGCAATTAGCCCACTCATGGCACAACCTGCAATGTAAAAGCAATAGTGACCCAGGGGCCAAATCCTAGCAGAACTCTTTCATCCACTCAAGAAATACTGAAACACTGGAATGGAACCATGGCGGCCATACGCAATCCCATAGCAATACACCCAAGAGGTTAGATGGGAAATTATTTGATTATACTGAACACAAGTATAATTatactacaaataaataaaaccatctgCAATAACTCAGAAGTCCAGTATTAAGATAGAAGACAGGCAAGAACAGCCAAACAAGCATGAATTTTCACATATTACATCCTTAAGCATTCCTTTAGCATTCTCGTAGACCACAATACACTTTCAAACTAAGCGAACACTAACATCCCAacagaagaaataaggaaaaaaataaccatgTCACTATGAGCTATAGAAGGCCCCAGGATAAAATCAAAAGCGTTTTCACCTCCCTGACCAAATACAAACCAATTAGTTTAGAAAGAAAGTTTGCCTGATGGTCCAAGATGCCAACGTTATAGCTGTTACTTTATATGCCATAACTTGAAATCTGTATTTCCAGCTTAAGCCTTACTACCACATTTCAAACCTATGAAGCCAATGACTCCCTTAATATACCTACTTGGACATACCACCAACTCAAATcaagttctttcttccttctagaCTCCTTGGCCCTCACAACCAATCAGATCCCAAATTCTATCAATCTCCATCTGATTAACCTGTCCAGCATTAATCCTTACATTGTCCATTCTCTGTCCACTGCCTTGGTTAAATCCCTCATTGTTTCTATTTGGATTAAAGGAAATTTCTTTCCAGGTCTCCCTACCTCCAGTCTCAGGCCCCTTCACTCTACCTGCAACCTTGTTATGAGAATTGTCTTTCTAAAAGActaatctgggggcacctgggtggctcagttggttaagcatctgactcttggtttaggctcaggtcatgatctcatggttcgtggggtcaagccccacatcaggctccttgctgacagtgcagagcctgcttgagattctctttctccctctctctctgccccacccctgctcatactctctctctctcaaaatctgaTGATATTACCCCAAAGCTTAAAATCTTTCCCATCAAGTTGAAGCTCTTTAGCATGGTAAAAAGATTTCTACTGTCTGACCCAAGACTTATTTCTTGCTATAGTCCACCTGCCAGTCATACCAAACTTCTTGTGCTAGGGTATTCCCTATTTTACACCACTAAGGGTTTGCTCATTTCTATTCCCTCTGACCGGAGTGCTCTCCTTTCCTATACCCACACACTTGTTCACTTAGTGaccatttcctcatcttttagaATTCAACTCAGCTCAAGCATCGCtttatggaatctttttctgaaaGTCCCACTACCACTGGTTCCAGACAAAACTAATGATTTCCTCTTTTGTACCCCTACTGAGCACATACTACAGCCTCTCTTAACACCTACGTCACTCAActgcatttacttatttacatgTCCACCTCCACTATCAGACTGTATGCTTCTGAAACATAAGGACTATGtctcatttttctctgtatcCCTGGTGACTGGCATaggtctggcacatggtaggttcTCAATTTGCTGAATGAAGTGACACTGATCTATCTCCAGACACAGAACTTGGGATTAAGTAGACAAAATGTTCTTATCTTAAAAGACTAAATCTCAGCTTCTACATCTGAAAGATACTGTCAAGCTCCTGGAGTCACCATGGCATTGGTTCTGAGGCCTTCAGGCAACTAATTATTTTACCAATATTCCACTAATTAGATGACTAAATGGTTAAGAAAATTTCAACAGTCAACTAAAATGCAGAACTACTCACCCTGTAATGCTACAATGATGCCAGAAGCTAAGGCAGGGAAATTATAacagagaccaaaacaaaacaaaaacaaaaaagagtgcTGGGGTGTGGGGGATATAGGGGAAGACAGGGAGTAAAAAGATAAATctgaaaacagaggaagaagacTGATCTGCTCAAAATCTATTATTCTCATGCTCTCTGAACCTTAGTCACTCTAAAGACCTTTAAGAATTCCTCTTTCTAGTGGACACTCTAGTTTTCCACATGATCCTCTGCTCCAGATGGCTTCCTACTAGGGCTAACATTATGCAACATTGAAGACCCAGCCATTATAGGGAGCTGGCCTATGATTCACCTTTACATATTTCGACAACCATCACATTCGCCAAGTCTAAATTTGAAGGAGAAAGGAACTTCTGGAAGTAGGCTGAGCCCTACAATTGCTTCCCACTCCTGTATTATGCACACTGGCTTACTGCCTGGAAAACAGTAGCTAATAAGGGGATAAGATGTTCATCTAATGAACCTCCTGTGGAACACCAAAGAAGACTAATTAATCCAAGCCAGATCCTATAAAACAACTTCCCCCTACTCCTTACCTATGTGAGCATCAATCTCTACAATTTTCTCAATGCTGCTAGGCTCCATTAGTGGGGAGGTAATTCTCTTCTCCACAGCTAGGCACACACCCTCTGATGTCTGAATCCCAATGGCTGTAGAACCAAGCTAAAAAGAAACGTGTTATAGTTATCATGTACAGGTCAAAGAACAGTCTCACATACTCACCAGGAATCTCTCTGAATACTGCATAAGACAGAAGCTTCAATTAGCCATACCAAGTATTCAGAGAGTATAAACAGCACCCTAATAAGTAATGTGTTATTCCTGTCAATGGCAGGAACACTTGATTTACAGATTTTGTTCTTCTAAAGGGAAAAGTTCAATGAAGTCttgaaaacatctggaaaatgaTCAACTCTAATGCCAATATTTTGGAGAGGGGTAGATTCTAAGGTTCTAAACATCAACGGgcaaaaaagtaataaaactagaatgtttttcttttcacctctGTTCTCTTGACCTGTCCCCAAAGGTAGTATTTCTCAAATCTACATGACCTCCAGAAAAGTagtgtacattaaaaaaaggaaaaaggtacctgggtggcccagtgggttgagcgtccaactcttgattttggctcaggtcatatctcacagtttgtaagatagagccctgtgccaggctccgtgctggcagcacggagcctgcctgggattttttctctccctctccctcaaaataaataaacaaacagacaaacaaaagaagaaacaaaaacaccaccacaAACATAATTATTAACTTAATCTTTTGAGGTCACTAGCAGTTTACAATATAGCTTAATTTCATCTCCCCATCTCCAGGGCACCATTCTATTCACCGATCCCTCtatgtctgtttctttatctgcaaGATGGGGGTAATCAAACATCaagaaagtaaatatattaatacataaaatgcttaaaatggtgcctggcacataataaatgagCAACAAAATTAGTCATTCTTCTTATATGCCTAGACTTCAACATCCTCTTACTTAGGTTCCCCATCTTAATCTCTCTCTTAATGTATATTTCATGTTATAGCCTAACTGATctaataaaatgctattttaattatACTTCTTCTCTGAAGAACTAACATCTCCCTATATTGCCTGTCACATAAAATCCAAATAAGCTTCCAAAGCCCTCAAAACCTAATCTCACTTttcatttcaaactttattacTCATTATTCTCCAACAAAATCTACCAGGTATAGCCCAACCCATTTTCTCATGCCATATTATTTATCccttaactcacaaaccatgagatcatgacctgagctgaaatcaagagttggatgcttaactgactgagccacacaggtgcccctgaattaccattattatttagTTAGTTCCACAAAGCAATGCCTGCCAGTGCAAGCATCAGACTCCTGCAACCTGTTATCGTAAAGGAGTCCAAGGAATTTCATGAATCATTATGCATAACATGCTTAACATGACTGCAGACTGCATAATCACGTCTCACACATaagtgaattatttttcaaaagcataaaGTTGtgactttatttacaaatgtttttaaatgtatataccagctttttttttttttaatatatatgcataacTACAGGAGAGGACTGTTAAAGAACTTTATGTAAAAAATGGGCATTCATACTTCTAGGTAAAGGTATAGACTGAACACACACATTAGCTCTACTCCTTCCCCTAGCCCCATAATAGTACAAAATTAAAGGATGGCAGGGTCAGGGGTAGGGGGCGATGCACAAATATACTAGCACAAAGAGAATGGGCAAAGACACAGCAACAAAATTTCTAGGAAAGAAGACAAGTTAGTGATAATTTACTTAATAGACCTGAGAAATCTGAACCCTAAACCAGTagtaaagaaaatcaagaaacaatCTGATTTACATTATAGGATCCCAAAAAAGAAAGGGACCTCTGGAAATAGAAACAAAGGAgctaaaaatcacaaaatcagtTCAGTGTTACCTAAGAAACAGATTTCCAGATCCCTTCCCCTAGGCTATAAAGCTAGATGAcagctcccacccccactcctatAGAAAACTTTGGAAAGGGTAAAACAGACAGTGGTCTTTGGATTGGGGGACACTAAGCACAGTCAAAGGCAGGAGTACCAGAGTGAAAACAGGGGATTAAGACTGACTAGCTGAAGGTTAAGAACTTCAGCCTTCTTTCCCCATTCAGCTTTGTGAAGCTAGTAGCTGAAACACCCTTCAGGCATGAAATGAGAAGGGGCAGTTTTCTCTAGaacagttttcaaacattttggaCAAAATCGACATTAAGAAATATATCTTATATCAGGATCAAAACATACtaacatacacaaataaatacaatagaaacaacgtgggaaaaaaacacaatgaaacacCAATAGTATCAACATGGCATTCTGATATCTACTGTTCTATTCcactcaaaaagaaatgctaccttgacccactaaattgatttcaatGCTCACTAATTGGTCAAGACCTGTAGCTTAAAAAACATAGCTCTAAAGAATCTAAtcaattcaagaaaaaaaaaattgaaagaaaagttaaaaaaaaatccttaaagaatatatttcatccataaaacaaaaataggacactaataagaaaaatgaaaaaataaaggagcttAGAAATTGAAAAAGCAGTATGCCCAGAGAACTAGTCCAGAATTGGAACAGGTCAGAAgctcaaagatatttttaagaatctttaCTGGATACCTAATGTGCCTGGAAATTTTGAGAAGATACATATAACCTAGAGAGACTTTAGGGATTATTTATGACATGTATACATTAAattaagcaaatttttaaaaaagaagagctcTTAACTCCAGGAAAATAttgtgcagaaatggaaaaatggctCAGCTGtgaatacatttatttacataGTCATATGACTATAAGTGTTGACTAATGATCTCACAAAAGTATATATTGAGTGAATTGCTGTACCTCCACCCCAggaggaaagtgtgtgtgtgtgtccatgtgtgtgaTTGGGGGCAAAAATCTTCATCGTCTATAATGTAAAGTCTGTGGATAAtatctaaacaaaaacaaaattattttccccaCTTCTGCTGGCTGTCTGCTTCTGTGCTAGAAATATGGAAGCAAATGCCAAGAAAATTATCAGCTAAAAGATCTTAAAGTGTTGCTTTTGGGAAGCTGAAGATAGAGGGGGCAGTCCTCAGGGATTGCTGTTTTTGTTACAAGgttgatataattattttatcttttgattcTAAAACTACATGCAGGTATGCcctaagaataaaaatgtaaaagtcagaAAATATTACTAGAGAATTTAATTTGGCACTTAGTTGTTCTCTAGTTGTTTTACGTATAGTACATTGCTCTTAAATCTCCAACTGAACAGAGCAGGACAGACtttatatctacttttttttttatgtttatttatttttgagagagagagagagcgtgcgcacaggtggggaaggggaagtgggggagacacaaaatctgaagcaggctccaggctctgagctgtcagcacagagcctgatgtggggcttgaactcacaagccgtgagatcatgacctgagccaaagttgtacacttaatagagccacccagacaccccctttatatctacttttaaattttatctggCAGACTTGTTCTCAACCAGGGGCCATTTTATCCTCCAGGGGACATGTATCTGGAGGACAGTCTagagacagttttggttgtcacagttAGAAGTGTGAGTGCTACTAGCATCTAATCCCGCTGAACACTCTACCATGCACAGGATGGTCtctcaacaaagaattatccagtccaaaatgtcaatagtccCTGGGTACTATAACTATTTTGTGGATGAAGGATTTTCATATTATAAGAATTCACAGCCTGTTCAGTTTGGCCTCCAACTTAAATAACTTCCTAAGTTTCCACTccaaaaaaaagattaatattttcAAGACAGACTAAGTAATAAAATGTACCAAAATCAAGGGAATTTTCTTTTGAACACTTACATTTACCCCAGATATTTCAGTATTACAATTCTGCCTAAAGTCCACCCCACCCCTTGGTGGGGACTGaggaaaggaagtgagggaaCATTTGAAGACTCTACCTAGTATTTCTTTAGTATAACTCATAGTAACCAATGTCCACATGCTCAGTTTAATATGGTAATTTTGACACTGCCACAGATtatccttccttcccccaaaaaACCTACTCCAAAggcattttttccccacttctgCTGGCTGTCTTTCACCCATGCCATCCATTCCATACCTCCAAATGACAACTTATACTTGCCATTCTTAGTCGTTTCTCCAGCTCCTTTGATGCTACTGAGTACTTATGGTTATCAAATTGCTTTCTCATTGACAACTCGTAAGTTGCCAAGGCGAAAACCAGGTTGTTTAAATACCAAAGAGCCTGAATTTTCACATGGGTTAAGTCACATCTATTAAAGGGTCACATGGCTATTTCTATCTTAGCCCAACCTAGGATAGACATCACATGGTCTCTAATTATCTTTAAGCAATCTGAAAATTACTAGCAGTAAAAAGCTTAAAGAAGAACCCCCTCAAAACTGAGGATTATTCTTGGCTTGGATAGGACTATTATCTTTAAATGCCACAGCTTGAAATTGTCATAATCTTCACAATTCATAATAATGTATGGTTTCAATACAGGGCAAAGATGATCAGAAACAGGCACTTGTAGCTGGCCCACCACTTTCTGTCCCACCATCTATCATAGTGCATCCATCTTTACTTCTATGTCTTCAACTAATCACAGTCTCTTTTGCCCTTTTCTAGATTCTCATACAATAGTTTTCTATAATACACTCTTTTTATAATAGGTAACTTAGAAACACAATAGCTCTCTTCAAT belongs to Felis catus isolate Fca126 chromosome C1, F.catus_Fca126_mat1.0, whole genome shotgun sequence and includes:
- the PSMA5 gene encoding proteasome subunit alpha type-5, encoding MFLTRSEYDRGVNTFSPEGRLFQVEYAIEAIKLGSTAIGIQTSEGVCLAVEKRITSPLMEPSSIEKIVEIDAHIGCAMSGLIADAKTLIDKARVETQNHWFTYNETMTVESVTQAVSNLALQFGEEDADPGAMSRPFGVALLFGGVDEKGPQLFHMDPSGTFVQCDARAIGSASEGAQSSLQEVYHKSMTLKEAIKSSLIILKQVMEEKLNATNIELATVQPGQNFHMFTKEELEEVIKDI